Below is a window of Brassica napus cultivar Da-Ae chromosome A5, Da-Ae, whole genome shotgun sequence DNA.
CTAAACTAACATATtgcattttgttttattattattttgtctataatagaaaaaaatgtagACAGATGGTGATACACGTTAAAGGTTCACAAATGTTTTTGCTAAGAAggttcataatttaaaaatttaaaatattaataaattaataaaaaaaaaattcagaaatagTTGATCGGATTTATTACTAAAACCcctaaaatattatagtatgGATATATTCGTTTCAGTTATTAAGTACGTTGGTGGTTTAAGCATATATTGTATCCCATTTTCAAGCATAAATAGATATTATCTTGGACGTATAATTTTGTTGTCTTTTATGAATTTAGGTGCTTTTTCTCTTTGGTGCTTGAGCTAATGCGACCGATATATTAATGCTGGTGTAAAAGAAAAAAGGTCACtatgtaaatttacgagaaTTTTCCAAGCAGAGATGCTCGTTCTTTTGATCCGAAAAAATAAGCTGTCATATCATCTTATGCCATACCTATACGTTAATCATTTATCACACAAACTAGTTAATATCAAATGGAAAATAACCTATGTTAATTAACTCTCTTTGTTCTTCCCTATCAAGGTTAAGCTAGCTTTTGAATTTTACCTAGTCTCGTTGAGAATCTTTGTTGAGTTTAGAACTGACCATGCCAACTTAATTGTCAAATCAAATCATATAGGACGTCTTCTTCTCGGTGTTGCCCAAGATCCTAGAGTTTCTCACCAAAAGTTTTTGTGGGGCGACAGTTCAACCGCTTCTTGGTGCTAACATGTACTATTAAAAGTTCCTTATTATACTGCATGTATATTAGAGAATAATTTTAAAAGGTGGACCATGGGAGGTGGAGTAAACATGGACTAGCTAGGGGCAAGGCTTCACATATAGAGCTCAAAACGGCAAGGGAACAAATGATGGTATAGACTCAGAATTAGTTGGCAATAAAATTTGTCGGAAGTCTGTCTAGCAAGAGACGTTTTGAAGATGCTCCTGAAAGAAAAGAACAATATTATCCCAGAAAGAGATAGAAATCAATTTagttatatctttctttttttttctttttaattattgtcCCCAAGATTTAGCtttcttattttaataaaatcaaaagacCATATGCATGCATTCTTCATGTTCGATTATTAAATAGAATGCCAAGGGTTTTCTGATGAGGTACATAGAAACAACAAGTTGGTGTGGCTGAATTGAAATGTGAACGGGATAAAGGCTTGAAAGAGTTCCTACAGCTTCCAATGTAGTATGGTAGCCACATCTTTAACCTATCAAACaacatagaaaataaaatcaaaccgTAGATACAACCGACTCGATAcacataatataaatacaattcTTCATTAACCCCCTCCCCCCCAAAGAAAAAGATCTATATATCATCtggattttcttttttatttatatgaaagttgGATACCATGAAGATAGGAAAACAACTCAGCACATTACAAATTACATATGGAATAGagatatatgatgatgatggatgctcatgatgatgatggtggattGGTTCATACTGAGCTAGTTTCGGAGAGGCCAAACTCAAGTCCCCAAAGCTCAAAAGCACCCTTTATAAAATCATAGTAACCTCCCTTCAAAGCAAGGGTTCCTTTCACAAGTCCTTCTCTCACGAATGGATATGTCAACAAGTTTGCTAGTGAAACATTCACTGCCTCCTGCGTTAGTTTAAAcagtatattaataaaaatttgttcataTCTGTGCATGGGAAGACAAAGATAGttatgaacatatatatatatatatatatacataccctTTCACATCGGCCACACTGGTCCTCAAAGGCTGAATCTCCAAGTTCTGATATGACTTTTGACTTGGCTGGTAAACAGATTTTGACCCAGTCCTCTATGAAATCACTGCAATTAATGTAACTCATGGAAAAAGTTAAAtctcatttaatttaaaaatgatattaaatcaaatatataagatataaagAGATTATACGTGGAGTTGTTTCCATCCAAAGGAAAAGACATAAGTCCCTTGATCCCACCACAAGCGCTGTGTCCTATCACCACAATGTTCTCCACCTACATCAGTAAAATTCTGTTACATCTacttaaattttatcaaaattaacaCTATTTAGTTTTGCAAGTTAACATTTCTAGTTTCATCTATTTTCTAcgatttaatttaatttctttttacaaATATAATGACATTCTGTAATCTTTTTACAAATACATTTCCGGTAAAGTGttaattgtatgtatatatggTAGGTAAACTCATATAATTAGGCGGATAAGTTCTTTTTTTATGTGTCATCACCGTATTCATTATAAAaagtaatatgaacttttaaaaatacgacaaaacattattttatttatgaactGTATAATTTCCTTTacaaaagttttgattttggtaagctttttaaaatatggtaatgacttataaattttatattagtaaattttcttcaaatgatgtttaattaaattaaattaaattaatatagttaaaccaaacttaaaagaaaaagttacatataattatatctattttatttttgaaccgATGaagttaaacataaaaataataatatcaaaatataaactgaaaatttcatttaaaatagtATTATATCAATATTATTATGTATGGGTATGATGCAGGAAAATCTGTAGTTATAAAGGAAGCGGTTCACCTTAAGGTGCAAAACAGCGTATTCGATGGCTGCTCCAACTCCACCGTATTTGACCTGTAAATTTTAGCAGAAAGTACAAAAATACGGTGAACGTTACATCTCCTTAAGACTAAAGTCAAGCACCTCAGAAGGTTTTAGTTAGAAGAGACAAAAGCAATGAAGTTGTGAAACCTTGTCAAAAGGAGGAACCATGTTGGCTATGTTACGGACAACGAAGGCCTCTCCTGGCTGAAAGTTGAGAACGTGCGATGGACACACACGCGAGTCGGAACAAGCAAACACCATATACTGCACCGCACCattcacacatatatattacttatttttccATCTCTAATTTATACACTGTTATTGTTATACTTTTCTTATCATTTTCTACCTTAGGACTTTGACCCTTGGCGAGCTCACCGTACAAAGCAGGGTTGGTTctgcaaattaaaatataattatgaacTAGTTAAAATCTAGCTATATGTAATGgtgttataaaaattaagacaatacaaaatataaatgattactCGTATTTCTCCTTCTTGAAAGTGATGAAGCCTTGCTTAATGTTTTCGACGGGGTCGAAAGCTTTCTTGTCGGAGGAAGT
It encodes the following:
- the LOC106434319 gene encoding beta carbonic anhydrase 1, chloroplastic (The RefSeq protein has 4 substitutions and aligns at 95% coverage compared to this genomic sequence), which gives rise to MSTAPLSGFFLTSLSPSQPSLQKHTLRSSPTVACLPSSSSSSSSSSSSRSVPTLIRNEPVVAAPAPIITPYWSEEMGSEAYEEAIEALKKLIIEKEELKTVAAAKVEQATAALQTGTSSDKKAFDPVENIKQGFITFKKEKYETNPALYGELAKGQSPKYMVFACSDSRVCPSHVLNFQPGEAFVVRNIANMVPPFDKVKYGGVGAAIEYAVLHLKVENIVVIGHSACGGIKGLMSFPLDGNNSTDFIEDWVKICLPAKSKVISELGDSAFEDQCGRCEREAVNVSLANLLTYPFVREGLVKGTLALKGGYYDFIKGAYESLEVDIGVHTSLSV